A single Oryctolagus cuniculus chromosome 16, mOryCun1.1, whole genome shotgun sequence DNA region contains:
- the LOC100343014 gene encoding olfactory receptor 7A17-like: MEPGNETQPSDFLLLGFSEDPTLQPLIFGLFLSMYLITVAGNLLIILAILSDPHLHTPMYFFLSNLSLVDVCFTSTTVPKMLVNIQTQSKAISYAGCITQMFFFILFTGLDDFLLAVMAYDRFVAICHPLHYTVIMNPQFCVQLVLVTWVISALHSLLQSLMVLRLSFCTYLEIPHFFCELNQVVHHACSDTFLNDVVIYVVAVLLGGVPLSGIFYSYSKIVSSIRAISSAQGKYKAFSTCASHLSVVCLFYCTCLGVYFSSAITQNTHSTATASMMYTVVTPMLNPFIYSLRNKDMKRALERFFGRHSVAKAVEPGLKKSP, from the coding sequence ATGGAACCAGGCAATGAAACTCAACCTTCAGATTTTCTTCTCCTGGGATTCTCAGAAGACCCAACACTGCAGCCCCTCATATTtgggctcttcctctccatgtacctgatcactgtggctgggaacctgctcatcatcctggccatcctctcagacccccacctccacacgcccatgtacttcttcctctccaacttGTCCTTGGTAGATGTCTGCTTCACCTCCACCACTGTCCCCAAGATGCTGGTGAACATCCAGACGCAGAGCAAAGCCATCAGCTATGCAGGCTGCATCACCCAGATGTTCTTCTTCATACTCTTCACAGGATTGGATGACTTTCTCTTGGCTGTGATGGCCTATGACAGGTTTGTGGCCATCTGTCACCCCCTGCACTACACAGTCATCATGAACCCTCAGTTCTGTGTGCAGCTGGTCCTGGTGACCTGGGTAATCAGTGCTTTGCATTCCTTGTTGCAAAGCTTGATGGTGCTGCGACTGTCCTTCTGTACATACCTGGAAATCCCCCACTTCTTCTGTGAACTGAACCAGGTGGTCCACCATGCCTGCTCTGACACCTTTCTTAATGATGTGGTCATCTATGTTGTGGCTGTACTACTTGGTGGAGTTCCTCTCTCTGGGATCTTTTACTCCTACTCTAAGATCGTCTCCTCCATCCGTGCCATCTCCTCAGCTCAGGGGAAGTATAAAGcattctccacctgtgcctctcacctctccgttgtctgtttattttattgcacCTGCCTAGGTGTGTACTTTAGTTCTGCTATTACCCAAAACACACACTCAACTGCAACAGCCTCCATGATGTACACCGTGGTTACTcccatgctgaaccccttcatctacagcctgaggaacaaaGACATGAAGAGGGCTCTGGAAAGATTCTTTGGCAGACACTCTGTCGCCAAGGCCGTTGAACCAGGACTGAAGAAGTCCCCATGA